A window of Hyperolius riggenbachi isolate aHypRig1 chromosome 1, aHypRig1.pri, whole genome shotgun sequence contains these coding sequences:
- the LOC137561689 gene encoding uncharacterized protein, producing MTVDSFDELLVLLSPSLQRQHTNMRSPVSPAERLLVTLRFLATGETFASLHYQFRLGRSTVQGIVHDTCQKIWEVLQPIFMPSPTEQLWKDAADSFLKKAKFPNCVGAVDGKHIRIQLPSGSGSRYYNYKKYFSVMLMAVVDANYKFLTIDVGSYGSTADSNIFRSSLIGSRLYNGTLNLPGPKPIQEHGEPMPHVMVGDEAFALYVNLMKPYPKRDLDTKKKVFNYRLTKARRFVECVFGVLSNKWRVFHSTLVMTPDHVDNVVKAACVLHNFVREKEGVNYDEIVDAAFTDHTGSFVRHTSAAGTVRDKFVNYFVSSVGEDPFQYSQI from the exons ATGACCGTGGATTCCTTTGACGAGCTGTTGGTCCTGCTATCTCCTTCCCTTCAGAGGCAGCATACCAACATGCGTTCACCAGTGAGTCCTGCTGAGCGTCTCCTGGTGACACTGCG ATTCCTTGCTACGGGTGAGACTTTTGCCTCTTTACACTACCAGTTTCGTTTGGGTAGATCAACTGTGCAAGGGATTGTTCACGACACGTGCCAGAAGATATGGGAAGTCTTGCAGCCAATCTTCATGCCTTCACCGACTGAGCAGTTGTGGAAGGATGCTGCAGACTCCTTCCTTAAAAAGGCCAAGTTTCCAAATTGTGTTGGTGCCGTGGATGGAAAACATATTCGGATACAACTTCCAAGTGGTTCTGGATCACGGTACTACAactataagaagtacttttcagtGATGCTCATGGCAGTTGTCGATGCCAACTATAAGTTTCTGACGATTGATGTAGGATCCTATGGCAGTACTGCAGATTCCAACATCTTCCGATCGTCTCTCATTGGCAGCCGGTTGTACAATGGTACTTTGAACCTTCCGGGGCCTAAACCAATCCAGGAACATGGGGAACCAATGCCACATGTGATGGTCGGAGATGAAGCCTTTGCACTTTATGTCAATTTGATGAAGCCATACCCAAAGAGAGATCTGGACACAAAGAAGAAGGTGTTTAATTACCGTCTCACCAAAGCCCGCCGTTTTGTGGAGTGTGTGTTTGGAGTGTTGTCTAACAAATGGCGGGTTTTCCACAGCACTCTGGTGATGACCCCTGACCATGTAGACAATGTTGTAAAAGCAGCATGTGTACTGCACAACTTTGTTCGTGAAAAGGAAGGTGTGAATTACGATGAAATTGTGGATGCGGCCTTCACAGATCACACTGGCAGCTTCGTACGTCACACCTCAGCAGCTGGAACTGTCCGTGACAAATTTGTGAACTATTTTGTATCTTCTGTGGGAGAAGACCCCTTTCAATATAGCCAGATTTAa